The following are encoded together in the Pectobacterium wasabiae CFBP 3304 genome:
- the gsiC gene encoding glutathione ABC transporter permease GsiC, protein MLNYFIKRLLGLVPTLLIVMVLVFLFVHLLPGDPARLAAGREADAAVIEMVRQDLGLDKPLPYQFWHFFTNILQGDLGTSIVSKRPVTEEIAMRFMPTFWLTVCSMAWAVIFGMAIGIVSAVWRNGWPDRIGMTLAVSGLSFPAFALGMLLMQIFSVELGWLPTVGADTWLHYILPSLTLGAAVAAVMARFTRASFVDVLQEDYMRTARAKGVRESLVVVKHGLRNALIPVVTMMGLQFGFLLGGSIVVEKVFNWPGLGRLLVDAVEMRDYPVIQAEVLLFSLEFILINLLVDMLYAAINPAIRYK, encoded by the coding sequence ATGCTGAATTATTTTATTAAACGGCTACTGGGGCTGGTCCCCACGCTCCTGATTGTTATGGTGCTGGTGTTCCTATTCGTTCATCTGTTACCCGGCGATCCGGCGCGTTTAGCCGCCGGGCGCGAAGCCGATGCCGCCGTTATTGAGATGGTAAGGCAGGACTTAGGATTGGATAAACCGCTACCCTACCAGTTCTGGCACTTCTTCACGAATATCCTGCAAGGGGATCTGGGAACGTCGATAGTGTCGAAACGGCCCGTTACGGAAGAGATCGCCATGCGCTTTATGCCGACGTTCTGGCTGACGGTTTGCAGCATGGCGTGGGCGGTAATTTTTGGCATGGCGATCGGCATCGTGTCTGCCGTATGGCGCAACGGCTGGCCGGACAGGATCGGGATGACGCTGGCGGTATCTGGCCTCTCTTTCCCCGCCTTTGCGCTCGGTATGCTATTGATGCAGATCTTCTCCGTTGAGTTAGGCTGGTTGCCGACAGTTGGTGCGGATACCTGGTTGCACTACATCTTGCCCTCGCTGACGTTGGGGGCCGCGGTGGCTGCGGTGATGGCGCGGTTTACCCGTGCGTCGTTTGTTGATGTATTGCAGGAAGACTACATGCGCACGGCGCGGGCAAAAGGCGTGCGTGAGTCGCTGGTTGTGGTGAAGCACGGGCTGCGCAATGCGTTGATTCCGGTGGTCACGATGATGGGATTGCAATTTGGTTTCCTGCTCGGTGGCTCCATCGTCGTGGAAAAAGTGTTCAACTGGCCGGGCTTAGGGCGGTTGCTGGTGGATGCGGTGGAGATGCGCGACTATCCGGTAATTCAGGCTGAGGTGTTGCTGTTTTCACTGGAATTTATTCTGATCAATCTGCTGGTTGACATGCTGTATGCCGCGATTAACCCAGCTATTCGTTATAAATAA
- a CDS encoding NAD-dependent malic enzyme → MELEYESKRPLYIPYAGPILLEFPLLNKGSAFTEEERADFNLAGLLPEAVETIEEQAERAWRQYQEFKHDIEKHVYLRNIQDTNETLFYRLLDGHLNEMMPIIYTPTVGEACEHFSDIYRRARGLFISYPNRANIDDMLQNATKQNVKVIVVTDGERILGLGDQGIGGMGIPIGKLSLYTACGGISPAYTLPVVLDVGTNNPQRLNDPLYMGWRHPRITDDEYYAFVDEFIQAVKRRWPNVLLQFEDFAQKNATPLLNRYRDEICSFNDDIQGTAAVAIGSLIAASRAAGTQLRDQTVTFLGAGSAGCGIAEQIVAQMKSEGLSEEEARARVFMVDRFGLLTDKLPNLLDFQSKLVQKSELLADWDCSSDAISLLEVVRNAKPTILIGVSGQPGLFTEEIIREMYKHCARPIVMPLSNPTSRVEARPEDIIRWTEGTALVATGSPFSPVHYQDNVFPIAQCNNSYIFPGIGLGVLASGAKRITDGMLMAASRALADCSPLANNGEGALLPDLSDIQQVSKRIALEVGKAAQLQGVAVVTSADALQKAIDHNFWQPQYRSYKRTSF, encoded by the coding sequence ATGGAATTAGAATACGAAAGCAAACGTCCTCTTTACATCCCCTATGCTGGTCCGATCTTGCTCGAATTTCCCCTGCTGAATAAAGGCAGCGCGTTTACTGAAGAAGAGCGTGCTGATTTTAATCTCGCAGGTCTGCTGCCAGAAGCCGTTGAAACCATCGAAGAACAGGCAGAACGCGCCTGGCGTCAGTATCAGGAATTCAAACACGATATTGAAAAACACGTTTACCTACGCAACATTCAGGATACCAACGAGACGCTGTTCTACCGCCTGTTGGACGGTCACCTCAATGAGATGATGCCCATCATCTACACCCCGACCGTCGGCGAAGCCTGTGAACACTTCTCTGATATCTATCGTCGCGCCCGTGGCCTGTTTATCTCCTATCCTAACCGCGCCAATATCGACGATATGCTGCAAAACGCCACCAAGCAGAACGTGAAAGTCATCGTTGTCACCGACGGCGAACGTATTCTCGGTCTGGGCGATCAGGGTATCGGCGGGATGGGAATTCCAATCGGTAAGCTGTCGCTGTACACCGCCTGTGGCGGCATCAGCCCAGCCTACACCCTGCCCGTCGTTCTGGACGTGGGTACTAACAACCCGCAGCGCCTAAACGATCCGTTATACATGGGCTGGCGTCATCCACGCATCACCGACGACGAATACTATGCCTTCGTTGACGAGTTCATTCAGGCCGTAAAACGCCGCTGGCCGAACGTGCTGTTGCAGTTTGAAGACTTCGCACAGAAAAATGCGACCCCGCTGCTGAACCGCTATCGCGATGAAATCTGTAGCTTTAACGATGACATTCAGGGCACCGCCGCCGTCGCTATCGGCAGCCTGATTGCCGCCAGCCGTGCAGCAGGCACACAGTTACGCGATCAGACCGTCACCTTCCTGGGTGCGGGCTCCGCAGGCTGTGGTATCGCTGAGCAAATCGTCGCACAGATGAAATCCGAAGGGCTGAGTGAAGAAGAAGCTCGCGCACGCGTCTTCATGGTTGACCGCTTCGGTCTGCTGACGGACAAACTGCCAAACCTGCTCGATTTCCAGAGCAAGCTGGTACAGAAAAGCGAACTGCTGGCTGATTGGGATTGTAGCAGCGATGCAATTTCACTGCTGGAAGTGGTGCGTAATGCCAAGCCGACCATCCTGATCGGTGTATCCGGCCAGCCGGGTCTGTTCACGGAAGAAATCATCCGTGAAATGTACAAACACTGCGCTCGCCCTATCGTGATGCCACTGTCTAACCCGACATCTCGTGTGGAAGCGCGTCCAGAAGACATCATTCGCTGGACAGAGGGCACCGCTCTGGTTGCAACCGGTAGCCCGTTCTCTCCGGTTCACTATCAGGATAACGTCTTCCCTATCGCGCAGTGCAACAACTCCTACATTTTCCCAGGTATCGGGTTAGGTGTACTGGCGTCGGGTGCCAAGCGTATCACTGACGGCATGTTGATGGCCGCTAGCCGTGCGTTGGCTGACTGCTCGCCGCTGGCGAATAACGGTGAAGGCGCTCTGCTGCCGGATCTGTCCGATATCCAGCAGGTGTCCAAGCGTATTGCTCTGGAAGTGGGTAAGGCCGCGCAGCTACAAGGTGTGGCGGTTGTGACCTCTGCCGATGCCTTGCAAAAAGCGATTGACCATAACTTCTGGCAGCCACAGTACCGCAGCTACAAACGAACTTCGTTCTAA
- the gsiD gene encoding glutathione ABC transporter permease GsiD, producing the protein MRHWRRKAMLATLPVMRDKPVRTPWREFWRRFLQQRVAVAAGLFVLLLIVVAFLAPYLVPYDAENYFDYERLNEGPSSAHWLGVDSLGRDIFSRILMGTRISLAAGILSVLVGMIVGTTLGLLAGYYEGWADRIIMRIGDVLFAFPGILLAIAVVAIMGSGMANVVVAVAIFSIPAFARLVRGNTLVLKQLTYIESARSIGASDRTILFRHILPGSVSSIVVFFSMRIGMSIITAASLSFLGLGAQPPMPEWGAMLNEARSDMVIAPHVAIFPSLAIFLTVLAFNLLGDGLRDALDPKLKS; encoded by the coding sequence ATGAGACACTGGCGACGTAAAGCGATGCTGGCGACGCTCCCTGTCATGAGGGATAAACCGGTTCGTACGCCGTGGCGTGAATTCTGGCGGCGTTTTCTTCAGCAACGTGTGGCGGTCGCCGCTGGTCTGTTTGTGCTGCTGTTGATTGTGGTCGCGTTTCTGGCCCCGTATCTGGTGCCCTATGATGCCGAGAACTATTTCGATTATGAACGCCTGAACGAAGGTCCCTCTTCGGCACACTGGTTGGGTGTCGATTCATTAGGGCGTGATATTTTTAGTCGAATCCTGATGGGGACGCGGATTTCGCTGGCGGCGGGTATTCTCTCGGTGCTGGTCGGGATGATTGTCGGCACGACATTAGGCCTGTTGGCGGGGTATTACGAAGGCTGGGCGGACCGGATCATCATGCGCATAGGCGATGTGCTGTTTGCCTTTCCCGGTATTTTGCTGGCCATTGCCGTGGTGGCGATTATGGGCAGCGGAATGGCGAATGTGGTTGTCGCCGTCGCGATTTTCAGCATTCCGGCATTCGCCCGTCTGGTGCGGGGCAACACGCTGGTACTAAAGCAACTTACCTACATCGAATCTGCTCGCAGCATCGGTGCTAGCGACCGGACGATCCTCTTTCGGCACATTTTGCCCGGTTCAGTGTCTTCCATCGTGGTGTTTTTCTCGATGCGCATTGGGATGTCGATCATCACCGCCGCCAGCCTGTCATTTTTAGGACTGGGTGCTCAGCCGCCAATGCCTGAGTGGGGCGCGATGCTGAACGAAGCACGATCGGATATGGTGATTGCCCCGCATGTTGCCATCTTCCCGAGTCTGGCGATCTTTCTGACGGTATTGGCGTTTAATCTATTGGGTGACGGTCTGCGCGATGCGCTCGACCCGAAATTGAAAAGCTGA